A stretch of DNA from Acidobacteriota bacterium:
TCCTGCTTGCTGAGCAGCGTGGGCTGGCGATCGCCGAGTATGCCCCGCGGCTGATAAAGCAAACGGTCGTCGGCTACGGCAATGCCGAAAAGCATCAGGTCGGCGAGATGGTCAGGATATTGCTCGGGCTCCGCACCGTCCCGAAGCCACACGATGCCGCCGATGCTCTCGCGACGGCCATCTGCCATTTTCACCATGCCGGAGCCGCCGCCCGAATATTGAAGCAAAGCTTATGAAACCTGCTCTCCTGCTGCTACTTCTTTGTTTATTCACCTTCACCGCCGAAGCACAAAGGCGGTCGCGTGCACGCACTCCGCAACCGCCCGAGGTCGGTAAGACGGCGGTCGTGATGGATGAGACGATCTCCGTGCTCCGCGACAAGCCGAGCCTATTCGCCAATGCTGTCCAGCGAATGCGCCGCGGCCGCATTGTGAAAATACTCGGTGTTGCCGAGGCCGATGGCGTGCGGTTCTTCCGCGTCTCGGCGGTGCCGCCGGCGGCGGGTTGGCTGCAGGCGGATTCGGTATTCGGTAAATTTCGTCCGGCCGATGAGGAACGTTTCGTTTCGCTCATTCAGGCCTCAAGCGGCTTTGAGCAGGTCGAGCTCGCGACCCATTTTCTAAAGCTCTACCCGGCGTCGAGCTTCCGCCCCGCTGTCCTTTTGCTTTACGGCGATCTGCTCGAGGACGCCGCCACGCGCCTCAGCCGCGATGCCAATAACCGGCTCGACCGCCGGGAAATGGCCGCCTCGGGAGCGCCGGTCCACAGCTACTATCTCAACTTCGTAAGCCTCGACCGATACCGCCGGCTCGGCATCCGCTTCGTCTTCAATTCTTCAACGCGGCGGTTCCATTACGACGGCGAATCGTGGGCCGAGGTCGTCCGAAAACACGCGGCAAGCCCCGAATCTGCCGAAGCCCAAAAGCGGCTTGATTCGTTGAAAGAAAAAATGGAAAGGACGGAGTCGCGTTAAAGAGCGACGGCGATCTCGGCCGCGACGCGGGCGTTCGATTCAAGCAAGGCGATGTTTGCCTGCATCGTTCGGCCGGAGCTTTTTGCGGCAAGCTCGGTGAGCAGGAAAGGAGTCACGGCCTTGCCGGTGATGCGTTTCGCTGCCGCCTCTTTCAACGCGTCGGCGATCAAACGCTCGGCCTCGGCCCGCGGAAACTCATCCGCCTCCGGCACGGGATTGACGACGAGCAAAGCCTGAGAAAGCCCAAGCTCGCCGCGTGCCTCTGCGATCTTTGCCACGTCTGACGCCTTTTCAAGCCGGACGTCGACACCGAGCCCGCTCGAACGCGAAAAGAACGCGGGAAATTCGCTGCATCGCCAGCCAATGACCGGCACTCCATGCGTCTCAAGCCATTCGCGCGTCGCTGAAAGGTCGAGCACGGCCTTTGCACCGGAGCAAACAACGATTATCGGATTCGCAGCAAGCTGCGGCAGGTCGGCGGAAATGTCGGAAAGCCCGCCGCGATGAACCCCGCCGATGCCGCCGGTCGCAAAGACGCGGATGCCGGCGTTGCGGGCGATGAAAGCGGTTGTTGCGACCGTCGTCGCGCAATCGAGTTTGCCGGCAATTGCGATCGCAAGGTCGCGGATCGAGGCCTTGCGGACGCTTTCTGACTTGGCAAGATGTTCAAGCTCCTCGCGGGTTAGCCCTGCCTTTATCCGCCCGCCGAGGATGGCGACCGTGGCCGGTATCGCACCTGCCTCGCGGACGATGCTTTCGAGCTTTAGTGCAGTTTCGATATTTTGCGGGTATGGAAGCCCCTGCGCGATCACGGTCGATTCGAGCGCGACTATCGGGCGGTCGAAATGGACCGCACCGGAGACCTCATCGCTAAGATCGAACCTCATCAGTGAATGCGGGAAAATTACTTGACGAACTTACCTATGCGGTCGAGCCGCGGGTGCGTCAGGCAGCCCACCATGCTCCCGTTCGAAGCTCCGCGGTCGCACGACCAATAGACGAACATTGCCCGGCCGATGACAAGTTCACGCGGAACGAAACCCCAAACGCGGCTGTCCTCGCTGTCGTCGCGTGCATCGCCGAGCACAAAGAAATTATCAGGCGGGACGACCATCGTCTTACCCTCGACGGCAAATTCATAGCCAGAGGTCGGCAGCCGCCGCCCCGCACGAA
This window harbors:
- a CDS encoding pseudouridine-5'-phosphate glycosidase, which codes for MMRFDLSDEVSGAVHFDRPIVALESTVIAQGLPYPQNIETALKLESIVREAGAIPATVAILGGRIKAGLTREELEHLAKSESVRKASIRDLAIAIAGKLDCATTVATTAFIARNAGIRVFATGGIGGVHRGGLSDISADLPQLAANPIIVVCSGAKAVLDLSATREWLETHGVPVIGWRCSEFPAFFSRSSGLGVDVRLEKASDVAKIAEARGELGLSQALLVVNPVPEADEFPRAEAERLIADALKEAAAKRITGKAVTPFLLTELAAKSSGRTMQANIALLESNARVAAEIAVAL